GGCAACGCCGGAAGTGGCTACCGCTGAACGTAGTTCGGCCAGGATGAGTGTCGCCACGGGTTCTGCGGTGGCCGGCAGCAGCGCGTCGATATCGGAGATCAGCAAGACGCCGCCAGCCTGCCGGATCCGGCTCACGGCCTCCCGTATCGCGGTGAGACGTCCTTCCGCGGTGGTGGCCCCCACTTCCGGCCCGTCCAGCTCGACGAGCGTGCGCGGCGCACAGACCGCGCGCGCCAGCGTCGTCTTGCCGACGCCGGCGGGGCCAGATATCAGCACACCCAGATTCGGCTGTGCACCCAGTGTTTTCAGCAAGGCGGGTTCATCGAGGGCGAGTTTGAGCCACTCGGTGAGCCGGGTCGCCTGCGCCCGGGAGCCCTTGAGGTCCTCCACGGATATCGCGGCGGGGGGCTCGGGTGACGGAGCCACAGCGGCGACGGCTTCGGCAGGTAGAGCCGTCTGTTGCGCATTGGGGCTCAACGGGTTTGTGCCCTGCCAGCTGACAAGAGAATTGGGTTGCACGCTGACCGGACCGGCCGGATCGACCGCCGTCACCGTGAGCAACTCGGAGGTCCAGGTTATCCCCACCGACCGGGCCAGCGTCGTCGTAGCCTCCGACGTGGACGTGCCAGGTCCGAGGTCCCGTGGCAGCAGCGACACGGTATCCCCAACGGTCATGACCTTGCCCAGTAGCGCCAGCCGAAGAGTCGCGGACGAAACAGATTGGGTGGCAAGAGAAGAACCGCTGACGCTGACTGACCGTGCGCCATACACCGTTACGGGGGCGACGATGACCGACGCATCCTCGCGCAACCCCGCGTTGGACAGCGTGACGTCGTCGAGCAGGGCGGTGCCGGCCGGAACTGAGCGCGGTGCAACCCCGACGACAGCCGCCGTTGTTCGTGATCCGGTCAGAGAAATCGCATCCCACTCCCGGATACCCAGGGCTGCAATCGCTTCTGGATGCAATCGGACGACACCGCGCCGCGAGTCGACGGCCGAAGTGTTGAGGCGAGCGGTGAGAGTCAGTGACGGGCCATTGGGGCCAAGAGCATCGGGATGTTCGCTCATGCGTACCTAGCGTGGCCCACCGGGCCGGCGCAACCCCAGACGCTCCGCTGTGCGCCGCTTGGGGAGTGCGGCGTGCCGGAAGGCGCGCCGCTGGTCCCGGCGCTGATCGCGGCGTAGATCCCGTCGCTCCTTGGGTTTGGCGTCCCACGACTCGGGTCGGGCCGCCACCCAGCGCTGACTGCGCCAGGCGAACGGGATATGGGCAAGGTAGACAACGATCAGAATCAGCAGCAGTACGTACGGGTATTGCAGCAGTCCGGCGGCGGCCACCGTCACCAGCGCGAGCAGCAGGACCACCATGCGGGGCGGCACGGAGACGGATTTCATGGCCGCGGTGGGGATCTGGCTAACGATGAGCATGGATACGAACACCATCCATGCGCATATCGCCCATACCGACGACCACCATCCGTCGCCGAATTGCAGCAAGGCCGCCAGCGGGGCCAGCACCATCAGCGCGCCCGCGGGGGAGGGCACTCCGACGAAATACTCCTTGGTGAACGCGGGTTGGGAATCGTCGTCAAGCAATGTGTTGAAGCGAGCCAGCCGCAGCACGATGCACACCGCGTAGAGAAGCGAAAAGACCCATGCTGTCGGGGTATCCGAGAGCATCGAGATGTAGAGCACCACCGCGGGCGCGACACCGAAGTTCACCGCGTCGGCCAGCGAGTCGATCTCCGCGCCCATTCGCGATGTCGCGTCCAAGAGCCGGGCGATCCTGCCGTCGAGACCGTCGAGGATCGCGGCCGCGGCGATCAGGGTCAGCGAGATGTAGGGCTTTCCGTCGAACGCGAACTTGATCGAGGACAGGCCACCGCAGATCGCCAGCACCGTCATCACACTCGGCAGAATCCTGATGTGTACGGGGCGCTTCGAGGACGCGGCTTGGTTCATGACTGAGCCGCTTACGCGTTATCGGTGGAGGACGGCAGCTCGGCCAGCACGGTCTCGGCGCCCACGGCTCGTTGCCCTGGCTGGACAAGAATTTTCGACCCCTCGGGCAGGTAGGTGTCCACCCGGGAACCGAATCGGATCAATCCGTAGGTGTCGCCGATGGACAACTGGTCACCGACCTTGGCGTGGCAGATGATCCGGCGTGCAATGAGTCCGGCGATCTGGACCACCACCACATCGTGCCCGGTGCGAGTACGGATGTGCACGCTGTTGCGTTCGTTGGCAACGCTCGCCTCGGCACGGTCGGCCGACAGGAACTGCCCACTGCGGTGAATGACTGCCGTCGCCTCACCGGCGACGGGGACCCGCTGCACGTGAACATCGAACACCGACAGAAAGATGCTGATGCGGGGGAGAGGCTCGGCGGGCAGCCCCAGTTCCGGCGGAGGTACCGCGCGATCGACCAAGCAGATCTGGCCGTCGGCCGCGGCCACCACCACATCGGCACGGTTGGGTGGGATGCGCGCAGGATGCCGGAAGAATGCGGCGCACGCGCCCGCGAGCGCCAGCCCGGTTCCGCGAATCCAGCGATTCTTGAACCCAAGTCCCGCCAGCCCAACTCCACCGGCGATGAACGGGAGTCCTGCCGGATGGATCGGTGGGATCGTCGTGCGGATGAGTTCGACGATATGCGGGATGCCGGAGTCCGGCTCTGAACCTACGGGGCGGGGGCGTCTTGCCACCGGACCATCCTAGTGATGCGGGCATGCAGTTGGGGACGTGGTTCCCCAGACGCCGTTGTCAGGTGGTGCCTCCCGTGGGGTATCAACGAGTCACCTGAGTAATACACCTTTACGGTGCAGTCGGGTCGTATTCGCTCTTGGGCACCAACGAGTGCGAGTCTCACGCGAAAATCTGTCGTGAAATCCGCGTGAGGCTCGTACTCGAGTTCTCGGTGCTCCGCGGTGACTAGACAATCAACCGCCGTGATCAGCTCAGATTCCACACGCTGACAGTGGTCCCCGCCGCGAGTTCGGTGACATCCTCGGGGATGTCCAGCAGGCAGTTCGAGGCCGCCAGCCATCTCAAATGATGCGATGCGGGAGGTCCGACAGCCGTCACGGTCCCTCTGTCGGCATCCCAGCACCCGCGCCGGAACTGCCGCTTACCCGCGGGCGCGGAGATGGGATCGGTGAGGACTGCCTCGTGGCGCGCCCGCGCGGGCGCCAGCCCCATCGCCGCGCGTAACGGCTCGCGAATGAACACTTCGAACGACACCAGCGCGCTGACGGGATTGCCGGGCAGAGTGAGCACCGGGACGCCATTGACGAGTCCTGCTCCCTGTGGTTTGCCGGGCTGCATGGCCACCGAGACGAACTGGACACCGGCGTCGGTGAGTGCGTCCTTGACCACCTCATAGGCTCCGGCGCTGACTCCACCGGTGGTGATGACCAGGTCGGCCTGGGCGCCGAATTCGTCGAGTACTGCGAGGAATTGCTCGACATCGTCTGCGACGGTCGGCGCCACCACGGCGTCGGCCCCGGCCTCCTGGACAGCGGCGGCAAGCATGATGGCGTTGGATTCATAGATCTGCCCGGGCTTGAGGTCGGTGCCCGGGGGCACCAACTCGCTGCCGGTGGAGGCGATGACCACCCGCAGGCGCGGATGCACGGTCAGCTCCTCGAGTCCGAGTGCCGCCGCCAGACCCAACGCCGGCGCCATCAGCCGGGTGCCGGCGCTCAGTACGGTGTCGCCAACTCGTACATCCTCGCCTGCGGACCGGATGTGCTGGCCGGCACGGGGTTCTTCGGTGATGGCCACGGATTCGGTGCCGCCGTCGGTGACTTCGACGGGCACCACCGCGGTGGCACCGGCGGGAAGGGGCGCACCCGTCATGATCCGGTGCGCGGTACCGGGTTTGAGCGTCAGGACGTCGGTGCGCCCGGCCGGGATGTCCTCGGTGACCGGCAATGTCACCGGATTGGTGGGCGAAGCCCCCGCGAGATCGTCGCGGTGGACCGCATACCCATCCATGGCCGAGTTGTCGAACACCGGCAGATTCAGTGGCGCGATCACGTCGGCGGCCAGGACCAGTCGCTCAGCCGCACCTACCGGCACCCGGACAAGCGCGGGCGCCTGGATCAATCCCGCGACGACTTGCTGGTGTTCGGCGACGGAACGCATCGGCTCATTATTGCCCGACCACCCAGCGCATACCGCACGCAGGGGTTTCGCTGAGTCCGGTGGGTTCGGAATGCCCTCGGCGTGCGCCGCGCACGGCATGGCGGGAAAATAGCGCCATGACCGTCGGCGGAGTGCTCTTCGATATCGACGGGGTCCTGGTGACCTCGTGGGAGCCGATCGACGGCGCCGCGCAGGCCCTCAAGGTGCTGGAGAGTGACGACGTTCGTCGTTGCTTCTTGACGAACACCACCTCGCGTACCCGAGTGCAGATCGCGGAGCTGTTGACCGCCGCGGGCCTGGCGGTGCCCGCCGACGAGGTGATTACCGCCGCCATGCTGACCGCCGATCATGTGATCGCCCAGCACCCCGGCGCCCGGTGCTATCTGCTGAACGACGGAGACATCACCGCCGACATGCCCGGGGTCGACTTCGTCGAATCCCTCTCCGATGATCCCGACGTCATCATTCTTGGTGGGGCCGGTCCGCAGTTCGATCATGTGGCGCTGAGCCGGGTATACGACCTGATGGCTCAGGGAATCCCGGTGGTCGCGATGCATCGCAACGCGGTGTGGAGCACACGCGAGGGATTGCGCGTCGATACCGGTGTGTACCTGGCGGGCATGGAGCAGGTTTCGGGGCGCAAGGCGGTCGCTGTCGGCAAGCCCGCCCCGGCGGGATTTCAGCTGGCCGCCGAGCGGATGGGGTGCGAGCCGGATCAAGTCGTGATGGTGGGCGACGACCTGCATGTCGATGTGCTGGCGGCCCAGGTCGTCGGGATGACGGGTGTGCTGGTGCGCACCGGGAAGTTCCGTCAAGACACCCTCGACAGATGGGCTGCCGATCAGTATTCGATGCAACCCGCGTACGTCATCGATTCGATCGCCGATTTGCCGTCCTTGTTGTCGGACCTGTGAGCCAGAATCTGCCTCATGATCGACCACTTCGGTATCAACTGCGCGGACCTGCCGACCGCGGCCGCGTTCTATGACAAGGTGCTCGGGGTTCTCGGGTACACGCGACAGATGGATTTCGGTGTCGCCATCGGGTACGGGACCGCAGGAAAGCCTGACTTTTGGATCGGCGGCGGCGATGCCGCGGGCGGACCCAATCGTGAGATCCATGTTGCCTTCTCTGCCGAGAGCACCGAGAAGGTCGACGAGTTCTTCACGACGGCGACGGGTGAAGGCGCCGAGGCCCTTCATGCGCCGCGGCTATGGCCGGAGTATCACCCGGGTTATTACGGTGCGTTTGTCCGCGACCCTGATGGCAACAACGTCGAGGCGGTGTTTCACGGGGCGGCGCCCGCCTAAGGGCCGGCACAGACAATCGGCGCCGGCGCGCTGGCCGGTTCCCGGGCTGGCGATGCGGGTTTGACGGGTGCCGCGTCGGCGGGCATGACGATCGGAGGCGGTGCGGCGCCCTGTTGACCGGCGGAATCGGTGTCCGAGTCGGGTTCGGGTGGCCAGTCCACACTCGTCGGGGGCCAACTCTCGGCCTTGTCGCCGCCGGTCGCGGCGGCTGGGGGCGCACATCCCTGCGCTGCGCCGAAGTCGACGGGGCTGCAGTTGTCCGCCCGTGCCACGGATGCCGGACCGACAATGAGGCTTGCGCACAGGGTGGTGGCGATGATCAGCCGTGCCATTCGGTGGCGTTGTGGTCGCGCGTGGGTAGGGCTCATAGCGAAAGAATGTCCCCGTACACGTTCACGCTGTCGTCGGACTTGTCGGTGTCGATCAGCGCCGTCGTGAAGAAGCGGATGGAGACTGGTCCGCCGCAGGCGTCGACTTTCACGTGGGCGTCGTGAACCACGATTTCGCCGGTGCGTCCTTTGAGGGCCTTCTTACCCAGCACGATGTTCTTGATCGTCCCCGGAAGCAGATTGACCGAGATGCTCCCGTTGACTTCCGCGTAAGGGCCGACCATAGCCAGCAGATTGCTGCCGCCGGAGAAGCCGGGACTGACTCCCGCGTCCGCGCCGACGTCGACGCTTCCGCCCTCGCTGAGGTCGATCTGGCAGCCCAGCTGCAACCCCATGACGAGGGTTCCGGAGTTGACCGGAACCGCGCCGTTACCGTCGATGCTGGCGAGGGCCTTGCCGGTGACAAACCCCTCTCGTGTGAACGCTGTGGCGGCCATGTTTGGCACAGAGTTGATAGTCATCCGCGACAGCGCAGCACTCAGATGCCAGCCGTCGTCGGTATCGGCAGACTGGCTGACGTCGGCGACCGGCAGCGGGTCTGCCGCAGCCACTCCCGTGCCCGAGCACAGAAGTGAAATTACAAGGGTGGCAACAGAAGTAAGTTTGCGCACGGACCCGCCTTACATGCAGTAGGTGGCCAAGCTCAGTGATCCGGCGATGAGCGTATTGACCCCTGCTGTGGGATTCCTGGTATCGAACACCGGGAGAACTGTGAATAAGCAGGCTGGGCAGCGCGGTGGATCTGGGGCAGGATGCGTGTGTGACCGCACATTGGAGCGCCGCCGACATTCCCGACCAGACGGGACGCGTCGCCGTCATCACCGGTGCCAATACCGGACTGGGCCTGGAGACGGCCCGCGCGTTGGCGGCAGCGGGGGCACAGGTAGTTCTTGCGGTCCGCGATCTGGACAAGGGTGCTGCCGCTGTCGAAGAGATCGGGAAGACCACGCCCGCGGGCAACCTGGCGCTGCAGCGCCTGGATCTATCTTCCCTCTCGGATATCCGTTCTGCTGCTGAACAATTGGGTGATCAATACCCACAGATCGATCTGCTCATCAATAACGCCGGGGTGATGTATCCGCCGAAGGGCAACACCGCGGACGGTTTCGAGCTGCAGTTCGGCACCAACCATCTGGGCCATTTCGCCCTCACCGCCCTGCTGCTGGAGAACCTGACGACGGTGCGTGGCTCCCGCGTCGTAACCGTCAGCAGTAACGGTCATAAGTTTAGAGCCGCAATACATTTCGATGACTTACAGTGGGAGCGCAATTACAGCCGGGTGGGGGCCTACGCCCAGTCCAAACTCGCCAACCTCTTGTTCACCTACGAGCTGCAGCGGCGTCTCGAGGCCGCGGGGGCGGAGACGGTGGCGTTGGCGGCACATCCCGGTGCGTCGGGTACCGAGTTGATGCGTCACATCACCTTCGGTCCGGAGGCGTTCAGTGCGGCGGCGTTGAAACTCGCCCAGAGTCCGGCCATGGGCGCCTTGCCCAGTCTGCGTGCCGCTACGGACCCCACCGCCGTTGGTGGCCAGTACTACGGGCCCTCGGGCTTTGGTGAGTTTCGTGGGTGTCCCAAGGTGGTCAAGTCCACCAGGCAGTCACACGATCAGGCTCTGCAACAACGGCTTTGGTCTGTCTCGGAAGAGTTGACTGGAGTGAAGTTCCCCGTCTAAGCCGTTCCCGCCGACTGTCGACTTTCGGTGTCGCTAAGCGAGAAAATCACACGATAAGCCGACACTCGGAGGTCTAGAGCTCCCGATGCAGGGTGCGCACGGCGACGATGCGTTCCTTGAGCTGATCGCGGGTGGCCGCGGCCACCGGGGGGCCTCCGCACCGCCTGCGCAGCTCATTGTGAATCCAGCCGTGCGGTTTACCCGACTTGAAGTGCGTGGCCGACACCAAGGCGTTGAGCTCGCGACGCAGTTCGCGCAGTTGACCGTGTGTCGAAGTGATTTCCGGGGGTACCTCGCCGGAAGCGGTGCGCTTCGTGAGCTGCTCTTCTTGCCTGCGCCGCAACAGATCTCGCATCTGATTCGGATCGAGCAGGCCGGGAATGCCGAGGTACTCGGCTTCCTCCTCGCTGCCCGCTGGCGTCGCGGTGCCAAAGGAGGCTCCGTCGAAGATCACCTGATCCAGTTCGGCACTGGCACTGAGCGATTCGAAGCCCTTCTCTTCCTCGCCCGGCTCGGTGCGCTTGCGCTCCACCGGCTCCTCGTCGCCCATCGGCTCGCGGTGTGGTTTACCGAGTACGTGATTGCGCTGCTCTTCCAGCAGACTGGCGAGTTCCAGCAGTGTCGGCACCGAGGGCAGGAAGATGCTGGCCGTCTCACCTTGTGTTCGGGAGCGCACATACCGACCGATCGCCTGGGCGAAGAACAGCGGCGTCGAGGCGCTTGTCGCGTACACGCCCACGGCAAGGCGCGGCACGTCGACGCCCTCGGACACCATGCGCACCGCGACCATCCACTCGCTGGTGCTGTTGGAGAACTGCGCGATGCGATCCGAGGACTTCGGGTCGTCGGAGAGCACCACCGTGGGTTCCGATCCGGTGATGGTGGTCAGTAGTTTCGCGTAGGCGCGGGCCGCCTTCTGATCGGAGGCGATGATCATGGCGCCGGCATCGGTCATCCCGCCATTGCGCTTCTGCTGCAGCCGCGCATGGGCGGCGCGCAGCACCGCGGGTATCCATTCGCCATTGGGGTCCAAGGTGGTGCGCCATGCGCGCGCAGTCTGCTCGGCGGTAAGTGGTTCGCCGAGGCGAGCGGCATGTTCCTCGCCGGCACTGTCACGCCAACGGGCCTCGCCCGAGTACGCCATGAACACCACGGGACGCACCACGCCGTCGGCCAGCGCCTCGGAGTAGCCGTAGGTGTGGTCGGCTTGCGAGCGCTGGAAGCCCGCACCGTCGGGCTCGTAGTTGATGAATGGGATCGGGCTGTCGTCACTGCGGAACGGGGTTCCGGTCAAGGAGAGGCGCCGCGTCGCGTCGTCGAAGGCTTCGCGGACCGCTTCACCCCAGCTCTTGGCATCTCCGGCGTGGTGGATCTCGTCGAAGATCACCAACGTGCGGTGGTTCTCCGTGCGGACCCGGTGCCGGGTGGGGTGACTTGCCACCTGCGCATAGGTGACGACGACTCCGTGATACTCCGAGGAGTTCTGTGCGTCCGAGTTGCTGAATCTCGGGTCCAGAGACAGCCCGAAGGAAGCGGCCGACTGAGCCCACTGGACCTTGAGGTGTTCGGTCGGCACCACCACGGTGATCTTGTCCACCGTACCGTCGGCCAGCAGCTCGGTAGCAATGCGCAGGGCAAACCTTGTTTTCCCTGATCCCGGGGTCGCGACCGCCAGGAAATCTCGGGGCTTGGCGGCCAAATACCGCACTAATGCCCTACGCTGCCAGCCCCGCAATGTATGGGTGCTGGGCGCCTCTACAGCCCGCACCCGTCAGACTCCTCACTGATTGGACTGCAGACTAGCGCAACGGATTACGGGAGTGCATCCCGACGGGCGTGGCGGGCACCGCGTGTCGTGTCACCAGAGTGACAGTCGGCGACAATCAGCACAGTGCCCGCCTCTTTCCGTTCAGCTCACTTCACCGGGAAGACCACGTCGGTGAGTTCTTCAGATACCGACCACAAGCGTCGCTGCAAATTGAGGTCATAGGATTGCTCGCTCGATGCGACGACCTTCGGGTTACCGCGTTGTTCGCCGAATCCATCCGGTCCGTAGTACTGCCCGCCCAGGGCCGCAGGGTCTGTGGCGGCCCGCAACGTGGGCAGCGCGCCCATGTCCGCACCCTGGACCAGCAATGGCGCCACGACGTTGAAAACGGCCCGGACCCACAGCGGAGAGTTGCGGGCCAGCTCGGTGTTGGAGCCGCCGGGGTGCGCCGCCAGGGCGGCCGTATTGGTGCCTGCCAGGCGCCGCTGCAGTTCGTAGGTGAACAACAGATTGGCCAGCTTCGATTGTCCATAGGCCGCGACCCTGTTGTAGTCGCGTTCCCATTGCAGGTCATCGAAGTGGATCCCGGCGCGAATGCGGTGCCCGATGCTGGAGACGGTCACCACACGTGAACCCTCGACAGGTAGCAGGTGGTCCAGGAGCAGGCCGGTGAATGCGTAGTGCCCCAGGTGATTGGTGCCGAATTGCAGCTCGAAGCCGTCGGCGGTGGTGGATTTCTCGGTCCACATGACCCCGGCGTTGTTGATCAGCAGGTCGATCTTGTCGTAGCGCGACTTGAGCTCGTCACTGGCCCGGCGTACGGACTCCAGCGAGGAAAGGTCCAACGGCTGCAGGGTCACGTCGGCGTTCGAGTGGGCCGCGGTGATCGCGTCGGCCGCTGCCTTTCCCTTCTCCGTATTGCGCACCGCGAGCACAACGTGGGCGCCGTGCGCGGCGAGCGCCTTGGCGGTCTCCAGCCCGAGGCCGGTGTTGGCACCGGTGATGATCGCGACGCGACCGGTCTGATCGGGGATGTCGGTGGTATTCCATTTGGTCATGCGGGCTCCTTGGGTAATATCTTCAGTAACCGGGGCGGCTACTCCGCTTACGAATATACGGAACGCACGCCCCGTTTTGTCAAGGCGTGTTGGAACCTCGAGGAGTGTGAGATGGATCAACCTGCCCGGCCCTTGCGTGCTGACGCCGCCCGCAACCGTGCGCGGGTCCTTGAGGTTGCCTATCAAACGTTTGCCGAGGAGGGACTCGGTGTCCCGATCGACGAGATCGCGCGGCGCGCGGGAGTGGGTGCCGGGACCGTCTACCGGCATTTTCCGGCCAAGGAGGATCTGTATCGCGCCGTCGCGGAAGACCGGATGAGCACGGTGATCGGTAAGGGGCGCGAGCTACTGGAGTCGGCCGATCCGGGTGAGGCGCTGTTCGGATTCCTGCGCGTGATGGTCGAGTGGGGTGGGACCGATCAGGGATTGGTGGATGCCCTGGCCGGCGCGGGCGTCAGTGTCGAAGCTCTTATCCCTCAGATCGAGGAATCGTTCTACGCGGTCCTGGGTGATTTGGTGAAGGCCGCACAGCGGGCGGGCACGGTGCGCTCCGATATCGGCGTGCACGAGGTAAAGGCGCTCCTGGTGGGGTGCCAGGCCATGCAGAGCTACAACAAAGAGGTCTCGCAGCAGGTCACCGACGTTGTCTTCGACGGGCTACGGCCGCGTCGTTAGGCGCGTCATAGGTAGGGCCGTGTTCGAGGCTCAGCGTTGCCGCTCCCGAAAACCGGCGAGCAGTCTCTCTCGCAGCGCCGCGCTGGGGCCGTCCTGCGGGATCTGGCTCAAGATCGACACGGTGGATTTGTACTGGTTCAGGTAGTTCACGCATCCGTCGCACTCCAACAGGTGTGCCTCGAGCTTCGCGCGCTTGACCGGTGATAGTGAATTGTCCAGGTACTCCGTGATCAGTTCGACGAGTTCGTCGCAGTTCATTCAACTCACGTCCTTCATGTAGTCCTCAAGTCCTTGGCGAACCGCCGCCCGTCCGCGATGCAGGAGTACGCGCTGGTTGGCCGAGGTGATTCCCAGGTGTTCGGCGACCTCCTTCGAATCGAGTCCCAGTAGGTCCCGCATCGTCACCACCACGCGCTGCGTCTCTGGCAGCCCGTCGAGTTGCAGAACTACGTGGGCGAGCAGCTCCTCGGAGAGCACTAGGTTCTCCGGCGTCTCGGGAAACGAATGCGGGGCGGCGTCGTCGCGCCAGTGGCCCACCCACTCGCCGGTGTCCTGGAAACGGCCCGGGTCGACGATCCCTCCGGTAAATGCCGCGATGGCCTTCGCGGTATCGCGACGTTCGCGGATTCCCCGTTCCTTGGCGATGTTGATCAGGATCGTGAACAGCCAGGTGCGCAGTGATGATCGACCTTCGAATGCGTCGATCCCCTTGCACAATGCGAGCCAGGCCTCCTGCACCACCTCTTCGGCGATCTCGCGGCTTCTCACATAGCTGCGCGCGAGCTGCAGCATCGCGGGCGTGTGTGCGTCCACCACCTGCGCAAACGCGCCCTCGTCGCCTGCTTGTAGCGAAGCGACGAGGGCTGCTTCAGCGTCGCGTGAGTGCATCGACCAAGGTCCAGGCGGAGATGCCGAGGAGCGCGACATCCTTGATGAGGAATTGCCCGGTGGAGGACAGCACCGGGAACCCTCCGGCCGCGCTCTCGAACACCCCCGGTGTGCTGAACAGGAAGCTCACAGTGGTGGCGAACATGCCGATGGCCATGAGGCTGCCGACTGCTGAGAGCCGGGGCAACCACGGCTTGACGGAGAGCAGGACGGCGATCGTGATTTCCACGATTCCGAGTAGCGATGAGAACGTAGTGACCGAGAAGACGTCGTACACCCAGGACATCAGCGGACTGTGGGATACCAGCGGCACGATGCCGTTGGCCTCGAACTCGGTGAACTTCAGCATGCCGATCCACGCGATGACGATCGCGAGCCCATAGCGCGCCAGGGCGACCCCGGTGCGCGCCAAGGGTGCGTCCGGTTCGATGTGACGCTGCAGTTGAGCGGTGATCATGGCGACTCCTCTACTGATGGGGATGGTGACACGACTGAGTGCTCTGCAGGACGCAAAGCGTTACAGCATGGGGGGTGAGACCGAAGGGTGCGACGTGGGTATCGACGTCCGTCCACATCACCACGGCTTTTGATCTGGAGCCGACGTCGTGTTTGTTGGCCCGAGCTTCGGCCAATCGCCCTTGCACTCGCCATGTCCGAGTGCTAAAAATGGCATTGGCACTCACGACCGGTGAGTGCTAGGCCGGGACGGTGAGGCCGCAGCCCACACAGCTGCGTCCGTCCGTCGCGGGCACTGAGCCCGGCCAAAGAACGTGCCACCCCCTATACGGAGGAATCACTTCGCAATGGCCAAGACAATTGCGTATGACGAAGAGGCCCGC
This genomic window from Mycobacteroides chelonae contains:
- a CDS encoding YkgB family protein, whose product is MITAQLQRHIEPDAPLARTGVALARYGLAIVIAWIGMLKFTEFEANGIVPLVSHSPLMSWVYDVFSVTTFSSLLGIVEITIAVLLSVKPWLPRLSAVGSLMAIGMFATTVSFLFSTPGVFESAAGGFPVLSSTGQFLIKDVALLGISAWTLVDALTRR
- a CDS encoding RNA polymerase sigma factor, encoding MHSRDAEAALVASLQAGDEGAFAQVVDAHTPAMLQLARSYVRSREIAEEVVQEAWLALCKGIDAFEGRSSLRTWLFTILINIAKERGIRERRDTAKAIAAFTGGIVDPGRFQDTGEWVGHWRDDAAPHSFPETPENLVLSEELLAHVVLQLDGLPETQRVVVTMRDLLGLDSKEVAEHLGITSANQRVLLHRGRAAVRQGLEDYMKDVS
- a CDS encoding anti-sigma factor family protein, coding for MNCDELVELITEYLDNSLSPVKRAKLEAHLLECDGCVNYLNQYKSTVSILSQIPQDGPSAALRERLLAGFRERQR
- a CDS encoding TetR/AcrR family transcriptional regulator; amino-acid sequence: MDQPARPLRADAARNRARVLEVAYQTFAEEGLGVPIDEIARRAGVGAGTVYRHFPAKEDLYRAVAEDRMSTVIGKGRELLESADPGEALFGFLRVMVEWGGTDQGLVDALAGAGVSVEALIPQIEESFYAVLGDLVKAAQRAGTVRSDIGVHEVKALLVGCQAMQSYNKEVSQQVTDVVFDGLRPRR